The following proteins are encoded in a genomic region of Pyrus communis chromosome 11, drPyrComm1.1, whole genome shotgun sequence:
- the LOC137708309 gene encoding transcription activator GLK1-like isoform X1, with amino-acid sequence MLLLSPLTEGRHHHQLKDEKQLGDDGDVESSFAFNGGNNTVLDFPEFSGGMGMGNLLDSIDFDDLFIGIHDGDVLPDLEMDSEILDFSVPAPADDINTKTTPPPPSKEEEEVADDYYNTTKTTTTSSKVEDQEEEDLHGHGEVAAAAVSITSTNNNSGLNQNYSSSSTTTTPDNRGDQEIVSKRDDINQIRAACRPSSGSTRRKSADHKLATKSSPTAQSKKSHGKRKVKVDWTPELHRRFVQAVEQLGVDKAVPSRILELMGVDCLTRHNIASHLQKYRSHRKHLLAREAEAASWTQRRQMYGAAAAAGGGAGPKSRRDVMMMNNPNWLNAPTIGFPSITSTTPPPMHHAQHHRQLIRPLHVWGHPTMDQSMMHMWPPKHHLPHHFPPPVLPPPPPAPAHAWPPGPPPPPDASYWHHPHSHHQRQRFHTPPVPGIPPHAMYKVEPARIAAPTPPQSGPHLLLDFHPSKESIDAAIGDVLSKPWLPLPLGLRPPTTDTVMVELQRQGVQKFPPSCA; translated from the exons ATGCTTCTTTTATCACCTTTGACGGAGGGTCGTCATCATCATCAGCTCAAAGATGAAAAACAGTTAGGTGATGATGGTGACGTGGAGAGTAGTTTTGCTTTTAATGGCGGAAATAACACGGTGCTTGATTTCCCAGAGTTTTCGGGAGGAATGGGAATGGGGAATCTGCTGGATAGCATCGACTTCGATGACCTCTTCATTGGCATCCATGACGGAGACGTCTTGCCGGATTTGGAGATGGACTCGGAAATACTTGACTTTTCAGTTCCAGCACCCGCCGACGATatcaacacaaaaacaacaccaccaccaccatccaaagaggaagaggaggttGCTGATGATTACTATAATACTACAAAGACTACGACGACGTCGTCCAAAGtggaagaccaggaggaggaggatttgCATGGACATGGTGAGGTTGCTGCAGCCGCAGTTAGTATAACGAGTACTAATAATAATTCAGGGTTGAATCAGAATTACTCCAGCTCCAGTACTACTACTACTCCGGATAATCGAGGAGATCAAGAAATAGTGAGTAAAAGAGATGATATTAATCAAATTAGGGCAGCTTGTCGTCCCTCCTCCGGATCCACCCGAAGAAAATCAGCTGACCACAAATTAGCAACAAAGTCTTCACCCACAGCCCAATCCAAAAAGTCTCATGGGAAGCGAAAAGTTAAG GTGGATTGGACACCAGAACTGCACAGGAGGTTCGTGCAAGCAGTAGAGCAACTAGGGGTGGATAAGGCAGTCCCTTCTAGGATTCTAGAGCTTATGGGAGTAGATTGCCTCACTCGCCACAATATTGCTAGCCACCTTCAA AAATATCGGTCGCATAGGAAACATTTGCTAGCCCGTGAGGCAGAGGCAGCTAGCTGGACCCAGAGACGGCAAATGTATGGGGCAGCAGCTGCTGCCGGAGGAGGAGCAGGACCAAAGAGTAGAAGGGACGTCATGATGATGAATAACCCTAATTGGCTTAATGCACCCACCATTGGTTTCCCTTCGATAACTAGTACTACACCTCCTCCCATGCACCACGCTCAGCACCACCGCCAGTTGATCAGACCCTTACATGTGTGGGGTCACCCCACCATGGACCAATCCATGATGCACATGTGGCCGCCAAAGCATCATCTTCCCCACCATTTCCCACCTCCAGTACTACCACCTCCACCACCAGCTCCTGCACATGCATGGCCTCCTGGTCCGCCACCTCCTCCAGACGCTTCGTACTGGCACCACCCTCACTCTCACCACCAGCGT CAGAGATTTCACACCCCACCTGTCCCGGGCATTCCACCACATGCCATGTACAAAGTTGAACCTGCACGCATTGCTGCCCCCACTCCACCACAATCTGGCCCTCACCTTCTTCTCGATTTTCATCCA TCAAAAGAAAGCATAGATGCAGCTATTGGAGATGTTTTATCGAAACCGTGGCTCCCTCTTCCTCTTGGCCTAAGACCTCCCACTACCGATACTGTCATGGTGGAGCTACAACGACAGGGAGTTCAGAAATTTCCACCCTCCTGTGCTTGA
- the LOC137708309 gene encoding transcription activator GLK1-like isoform X3, translated as MLLLSPLTEGRHHHQLKDEKQLGDDGDVESSFAFNGGNNTVLDFPEFSGGMGMGNLLDSIDFDDLFIGIHDGDVLPDLEMDSEILDFSVPAPADDINTKTTPPPPSKEEEEVADDYYNTTKTTTTSSKVEDQEEEDLHGHGEVAAAAVSITSTNNNSGLNQNYSSSSTTTTPDNRGDQEIVSKRDDINQIRAACRPSSGSTRRKSADHKLATKSSPTAQSKKSHGKRKVKVDWTPELHRRFVQAVEQLGVDKAVPSRILELMGVDCLTRHNIASHLQKYRSHRKHLLAREAEAASWTQRRQMYGAAAAAGGGAGPKSRRDVMMMNNPNWLNAPTIGFPSITSTTPPPMHHAQHHRQLIRPLHVWGHPTMDQSMMHMWPPKHHLPHHFPPPVLPPPPPAPAHAWPPGPPPPPDASYWHHPHSHHQRAPDAPTPGAHVFQGSSWLLRRRDFTPHLSRAFHHMPCTKLNLHALLPPLHHNLALTFFSIFIHQKKA; from the exons ATGCTTCTTTTATCACCTTTGACGGAGGGTCGTCATCATCATCAGCTCAAAGATGAAAAACAGTTAGGTGATGATGGTGACGTGGAGAGTAGTTTTGCTTTTAATGGCGGAAATAACACGGTGCTTGATTTCCCAGAGTTTTCGGGAGGAATGGGAATGGGGAATCTGCTGGATAGCATCGACTTCGATGACCTCTTCATTGGCATCCATGACGGAGACGTCTTGCCGGATTTGGAGATGGACTCGGAAATACTTGACTTTTCAGTTCCAGCACCCGCCGACGATatcaacacaaaaacaacaccaccaccaccatccaaagaggaagaggaggttGCTGATGATTACTATAATACTACAAAGACTACGACGACGTCGTCCAAAGtggaagaccaggaggaggaggatttgCATGGACATGGTGAGGTTGCTGCAGCCGCAGTTAGTATAACGAGTACTAATAATAATTCAGGGTTGAATCAGAATTACTCCAGCTCCAGTACTACTACTACTCCGGATAATCGAGGAGATCAAGAAATAGTGAGTAAAAGAGATGATATTAATCAAATTAGGGCAGCTTGTCGTCCCTCCTCCGGATCCACCCGAAGAAAATCAGCTGACCACAAATTAGCAACAAAGTCTTCACCCACAGCCCAATCCAAAAAGTCTCATGGGAAGCGAAAAGTTAAG GTGGATTGGACACCAGAACTGCACAGGAGGTTCGTGCAAGCAGTAGAGCAACTAGGGGTGGATAAGGCAGTCCCTTCTAGGATTCTAGAGCTTATGGGAGTAGATTGCCTCACTCGCCACAATATTGCTAGCCACCTTCAA AAATATCGGTCGCATAGGAAACATTTGCTAGCCCGTGAGGCAGAGGCAGCTAGCTGGACCCAGAGACGGCAAATGTATGGGGCAGCAGCTGCTGCCGGAGGAGGAGCAGGACCAAAGAGTAGAAGGGACGTCATGATGATGAATAACCCTAATTGGCTTAATGCACCCACCATTGGTTTCCCTTCGATAACTAGTACTACACCTCCTCCCATGCACCACGCTCAGCACCACCGCCAGTTGATCAGACCCTTACATGTGTGGGGTCACCCCACCATGGACCAATCCATGATGCACATGTGGCCGCCAAAGCATCATCTTCCCCACCATTTCCCACCTCCAGTACTACCACCTCCACCACCAGCTCCTGCACATGCATGGCCTCCTGGTCCGCCACCTCCTCCAGACGCTTCGTACTGGCACCACCCTCACTCTCACCACCAGCGT GCTCCGGACGCACCAACTCCAGGAGCACATGTTTTCCAAGGCAGCAGTTGGCTGCTCCGACG CAGAGATTTCACACCCCACCTGTCCCGGGCATTCCACCACATGCCATGTACAAAGTTGAACCTGCACGCATTGCTGCCCCCACTCCACCACAATCTGGCCCTCACCTTCTTCTCGATTTTCATCCA TCAAAAGAAAGCATAG
- the LOC137708309 gene encoding transcription activator GLK1-like isoform X4 — protein MLLLSPLTEGRHHHQLKDEKQLGDDGDVESSFAFNGGNNTVLDFPEFSGGMGMGNLLDSIDFDDLFIGIHDGDVLPDLEMDSEILDFSVPAPADDINTKTTPPPPSKEEEEVADDYYNTTKTTTTSSKVEDQEEEDLHGHGEVAAAAVSITSTNNNSGLNQNYSSSSTTTTPDNRGDQEIVSKRDDINQIRAACRPSSGSTRRKSADHKLATKSSPTAQSKKSHGKRKVKKYRSHRKHLLAREAEAASWTQRRQMYGAAAAAGGGAGPKSRRDVMMMNNPNWLNAPTIGFPSITSTTPPPMHHAQHHRQLIRPLHVWGHPTMDQSMMHMWPPKHHLPHHFPPPVLPPPPPAPAHAWPPGPPPPPDASYWHHPHSHHQRQRFHTPPVPGIPPHAMYKVEPARIAAPTPPQSGPHLLLDFHPSKESIDAAIGDVLSKPWLPLPLGLRPPTTDTVMVELQRQGVQKFPPSCA, from the exons ATGCTTCTTTTATCACCTTTGACGGAGGGTCGTCATCATCATCAGCTCAAAGATGAAAAACAGTTAGGTGATGATGGTGACGTGGAGAGTAGTTTTGCTTTTAATGGCGGAAATAACACGGTGCTTGATTTCCCAGAGTTTTCGGGAGGAATGGGAATGGGGAATCTGCTGGATAGCATCGACTTCGATGACCTCTTCATTGGCATCCATGACGGAGACGTCTTGCCGGATTTGGAGATGGACTCGGAAATACTTGACTTTTCAGTTCCAGCACCCGCCGACGATatcaacacaaaaacaacaccaccaccaccatccaaagaggaagaggaggttGCTGATGATTACTATAATACTACAAAGACTACGACGACGTCGTCCAAAGtggaagaccaggaggaggaggatttgCATGGACATGGTGAGGTTGCTGCAGCCGCAGTTAGTATAACGAGTACTAATAATAATTCAGGGTTGAATCAGAATTACTCCAGCTCCAGTACTACTACTACTCCGGATAATCGAGGAGATCAAGAAATAGTGAGTAAAAGAGATGATATTAATCAAATTAGGGCAGCTTGTCGTCCCTCCTCCGGATCCACCCGAAGAAAATCAGCTGACCACAAATTAGCAACAAAGTCTTCACCCACAGCCCAATCCAAAAAGTCTCATGGGAAGCGAAAAGTTAAG AAATATCGGTCGCATAGGAAACATTTGCTAGCCCGTGAGGCAGAGGCAGCTAGCTGGACCCAGAGACGGCAAATGTATGGGGCAGCAGCTGCTGCCGGAGGAGGAGCAGGACCAAAGAGTAGAAGGGACGTCATGATGATGAATAACCCTAATTGGCTTAATGCACCCACCATTGGTTTCCCTTCGATAACTAGTACTACACCTCCTCCCATGCACCACGCTCAGCACCACCGCCAGTTGATCAGACCCTTACATGTGTGGGGTCACCCCACCATGGACCAATCCATGATGCACATGTGGCCGCCAAAGCATCATCTTCCCCACCATTTCCCACCTCCAGTACTACCACCTCCACCACCAGCTCCTGCACATGCATGGCCTCCTGGTCCGCCACCTCCTCCAGACGCTTCGTACTGGCACCACCCTCACTCTCACCACCAGCGT CAGAGATTTCACACCCCACCTGTCCCGGGCATTCCACCACATGCCATGTACAAAGTTGAACCTGCACGCATTGCTGCCCCCACTCCACCACAATCTGGCCCTCACCTTCTTCTCGATTTTCATCCA TCAAAAGAAAGCATAGATGCAGCTATTGGAGATGTTTTATCGAAACCGTGGCTCCCTCTTCCTCTTGGCCTAAGACCTCCCACTACCGATACTGTCATGGTGGAGCTACAACGACAGGGAGTTCAGAAATTTCCACCCTCCTGTGCTTGA
- the LOC137708309 gene encoding transcription activator GLK1-like isoform X2: MLLLSPLTEGRHHHQLKDEKQLGDDGDVESSFAFNGGNNTVLDFPEFSGGMGMGNLLDSIDFDDLFIGIHDGDVLPDLEMDSEILDFSVPAPADDINTKTTPPPPSKEEEEVADDYYNTTKTTTTSSKVEDQEEEDLHGHGEVAAAAVSITSTNNNSGLNQNYSSSSTTTTPDNRGDQEIVSKRDDINQIRAACRPSSGSTRRKSADHKLATKSSPTAQSKKSHGKRKVKVDWTPELHRRFVQAVEQLGVDKAVPSRILELMGVDCLTRHNIASHLQKYRSHRKHLLAREAEAASWTQRRQMYGAAAAAGGGAGPKSRRDVMMMNNPNWLNAPTIGFPSITSTTPPPMHHAQHHRQLIRPLHVWGHPTMDQSMMHMWPPKHHLPHHFPPPVLPPPPPAPAHAWPPGPPPPPDASYWHHPHSHHQRRFHTPPVPGIPPHAMYKVEPARIAAPTPPQSGPHLLLDFHPSKESIDAAIGDVLSKPWLPLPLGLRPPTTDTVMVELQRQGVQKFPPSCA, encoded by the exons ATGCTTCTTTTATCACCTTTGACGGAGGGTCGTCATCATCATCAGCTCAAAGATGAAAAACAGTTAGGTGATGATGGTGACGTGGAGAGTAGTTTTGCTTTTAATGGCGGAAATAACACGGTGCTTGATTTCCCAGAGTTTTCGGGAGGAATGGGAATGGGGAATCTGCTGGATAGCATCGACTTCGATGACCTCTTCATTGGCATCCATGACGGAGACGTCTTGCCGGATTTGGAGATGGACTCGGAAATACTTGACTTTTCAGTTCCAGCACCCGCCGACGATatcaacacaaaaacaacaccaccaccaccatccaaagaggaagaggaggttGCTGATGATTACTATAATACTACAAAGACTACGACGACGTCGTCCAAAGtggaagaccaggaggaggaggatttgCATGGACATGGTGAGGTTGCTGCAGCCGCAGTTAGTATAACGAGTACTAATAATAATTCAGGGTTGAATCAGAATTACTCCAGCTCCAGTACTACTACTACTCCGGATAATCGAGGAGATCAAGAAATAGTGAGTAAAAGAGATGATATTAATCAAATTAGGGCAGCTTGTCGTCCCTCCTCCGGATCCACCCGAAGAAAATCAGCTGACCACAAATTAGCAACAAAGTCTTCACCCACAGCCCAATCCAAAAAGTCTCATGGGAAGCGAAAAGTTAAG GTGGATTGGACACCAGAACTGCACAGGAGGTTCGTGCAAGCAGTAGAGCAACTAGGGGTGGATAAGGCAGTCCCTTCTAGGATTCTAGAGCTTATGGGAGTAGATTGCCTCACTCGCCACAATATTGCTAGCCACCTTCAA AAATATCGGTCGCATAGGAAACATTTGCTAGCCCGTGAGGCAGAGGCAGCTAGCTGGACCCAGAGACGGCAAATGTATGGGGCAGCAGCTGCTGCCGGAGGAGGAGCAGGACCAAAGAGTAGAAGGGACGTCATGATGATGAATAACCCTAATTGGCTTAATGCACCCACCATTGGTTTCCCTTCGATAACTAGTACTACACCTCCTCCCATGCACCACGCTCAGCACCACCGCCAGTTGATCAGACCCTTACATGTGTGGGGTCACCCCACCATGGACCAATCCATGATGCACATGTGGCCGCCAAAGCATCATCTTCCCCACCATTTCCCACCTCCAGTACTACCACCTCCACCACCAGCTCCTGCACATGCATGGCCTCCTGGTCCGCCACCTCCTCCAGACGCTTCGTACTGGCACCACCCTCACTCTCACCACCAGCGT AGATTTCACACCCCACCTGTCCCGGGCATTCCACCACATGCCATGTACAAAGTTGAACCTGCACGCATTGCTGCCCCCACTCCACCACAATCTGGCCCTCACCTTCTTCTCGATTTTCATCCA TCAAAAGAAAGCATAGATGCAGCTATTGGAGATGTTTTATCGAAACCGTGGCTCCCTCTTCCTCTTGGCCTAAGACCTCCCACTACCGATACTGTCATGGTGGAGCTACAACGACAGGGAGTTCAGAAATTTCCACCCTCCTGTGCTTGA